A portion of the Clostridia bacterium genome contains these proteins:
- a CDS encoding prepilin-type N-terminal cleavage/methylation domain-containing protein, whose protein sequence is MKKTNKKKGFTLVELLIVIVIIGILAGVLIPTMSGVIKRAHISTVTSAIGNLNTTLATLRVEGLTLEDISEYGEVSAPKLRNALIKEEAVNAEQLDKFNVAYNNGYSVFFDSATFTFVLKSQEDIIANNSYVKATNNPFGLQTTYAETVSQDQDYAFPQNSIIKGMTFMNYLSKADRSNKTDPLLYSLSIFQDFMDGVTEFSAESYLASLMALTKENATVIGSAENTLLTHTLSRSFINIDANGLKRADMPRAALLSLLNISNVPVNKLPVLPTLQAMLDNAGVAKAYVLPSNIFEGYDTEASLVLTIPENMVINVEELAKVITATNSTTIKLNVTTETKTTTQTGGIGATGTVSTTTNDILVQVATDTSKVVTITNNITNGVISCMGKDYASGSKLTIPVGSKNISIIVKGANGFRPELLPKIDGLTPIANVIHQYAVDTMKEANITISSNFTVKVIDTYALTLNANLGKQYVTNIEKPIRVDSGDVIFKFTMSSIFNMEWLNANVKIAGNSVASTVSQAGNILTVTIKKADIDTIANTLTLDRNRTLNFVIEVYVDVNVANLDAITTAINNGSQPSLNLLFKLTENLTNVTASIGNIEHPFAGIFDGNGKTIANVTLTSTSNHIGLFSYLAQSGEIKNLNVSSAIINNTTKGSSIGVIAGYSLGKVTNCNVTGTIKITADVSVDSGVSIGSIVGSQITTPENSNNTITNCSCTATITINGAVVATTPLIGKETKKS, encoded by the coding sequence ATGAAAAAAACAAATAAAAAGAAAGGCTTTACCCTTGTAGAATTACTAATAGTTATTGTAATTATTGGTATACTTGCAGGAGTGCTTATTCCAACTATGTCCGGAGTAATTAAGCGAGCCCACATTAGCACTGTGACTAGCGCAATAGGCAACCTCAACACCACTCTGGCTACTCTTAGAGTAGAAGGTCTAACGCTAGAAGATATTAGCGAATACGGCGAAGTATCCGCTCCAAAACTTAGAAACGCCCTTATTAAAGAAGAAGCGGTAAACGCAGAACAACTAGATAAATTTAACGTAGCGTATAACAACGGTTATTCGGTATTCTTCGACTCTGCTACATTTACTTTTGTATTAAAGAGCCAAGAAGATATAATTGCAAATAACTCCTACGTTAAAGCTACAAATAATCCTTTTGGTCTACAAACAACTTACGCAGAAACAGTTTCCCAAGACCAAGACTACGCTTTTCCTCAAAACTCAATTATTAAAGGTATGACCTTTATGAACTATCTTAGTAAGGCCGACCGCTCTAATAAGACCGACCCTTTACTTTATAGTTTAAGTATTTTTCAAGACTTTATGGACGGTGTAACCGAGTTTTCAGCAGAAAGTTACCTAGCATCGTTAATGGCTTTAACTAAGGAAAATGCTACCGTAATAGGGTCTGCCGAAAACACTTTGCTCACGCACACTTTATCTCGTTCTTTTATAAATATAGATGCAAATGGACTTAAAAGAGCAGATATGCCAAGAGCGGCGTTACTGAGTTTACTTAATATTTCTAATGTGCCAGTCAATAAACTTCCCGTGCTACCAACCTTACAAGCTATGTTAGACAATGCCGGCGTTGCTAAGGCGTACGTTCTTCCCAGTAACATTTTTGAAGGTTATGACACAGAAGCTTCTCTCGTGCTTACTATCCCCGAAAATATGGTAATTAACGTAGAAGAATTAGCCAAAGTAATAACTGCAACTAATTCTACTACCATTAAGCTAAACGTTACCACCGAAACTAAGACTACGACCCAAACAGGCGGTATAGGAGCAACAGGAACAGTTTCTACCACAACAAACGATATTTTAGTTCAAGTAGCTACGGATACTTCAAAAGTAGTAACCATAACCAACAATATTACTAACGGCGTTATCTCTTGTATGGGTAAAGATTATGCAAGCGGTTCTAAGCTTACAATTCCCGTAGGCTCAAAGAACATCAGTATAATTGTTAAGGGCGCAAACGGTTTCCGTCCCGAATTACTACCTAAAATAGATGGTTTAACACCAATAGCTAACGTTATTCACCAATATGCGGTAGATACTATGAAAGAAGCAAATATAACTATTTCAAGCAATTTTACGGTCAAAGTCATAGATACTTACGCTTTAACTTTAAATGCTAATTTAGGTAAACAATATGTCACTAATATTGAAAAACCTATTAGAGTAGACTCGGGCGACGTTATCTTTAAATTTACAATGTCTAGTATATTTAATATGGAGTGGCTAAACGCTAACGTAAAGATAGCCGGCAACTCGGTAGCTTCAACTGTTTCACAAGCAGGCAATATTTTAACAGTAACTATTAAAAAAGCAGACATAGACACCATCGCAAATACTCTTACCTTAGACCGCAACCGTACCTTAAACTTTGTAATAGAAGTTTACGTAGATGTTAACGTAGCTAACTTAGATGCAATCACTACGGCGATTAACAACGGTTCGCAACCAAGCCTCAACTTGTTATTTAAACTAACTGAGAATTTGACCAACGTAACCGCTTCGATTGGCAATATAGAACACCCCTTTGCAGGTATCTTTGACGGCAATGGCAAAACGATTGCCAATGTTACGCTTACCTCAACATCAAATCATATTGGTTTATTTAGTTATCTTGCTCAATCGGGTGAAATTAAAAATTTAAATGTATCTTCCGCTATAATTAATAATACTACAAAGGGTTCTAGCATCGGCGTAATAGCCGGTTACTCGCTAGGCAAAGTTACTAATTGTAACGTAACGGGAACAATTAAAATTACAGCCGACGTTTCAGTAGATTCAGGCGTTTCTATCGGTTCAATAGTAGGCTCTCAAATAACTACGCCAGAAAACTCAAATAACACCATAACAAATTGCTCTTGTACGGCTACAATAACTATTAATGGAGCAGTAGTAGCTACAACTCCTCTAATAGGAAAGGAAACTAAAAAATCTTAA